One window from the genome of Nicotiana sylvestris chromosome 9, ASM39365v2, whole genome shotgun sequence encodes:
- the LOC104234815 gene encoding uncharacterized protein At4g22758-like — MSSPRINRRGNEEKNRKGKLSEKSMSFHGQSSGSSSTPSEQLRRPRTVPDLRAGVRTSTGESAAVNFRPMKLTKMLVNVTIQRSVGPVQVLISLESTVDDLIAAALRQYSKEGRRPVISSVDATDYDLHYSQFSLESLDRKEKLTALGSRNFFMCPKNVGATTSSLSCGKQADTSNKIPLPWLKFMDFLL; from the exons ATGTCGTCTCCGAGAATTAACCGGAGAGGTAATGAAGAGAAGAATCGAAAAGGAAAGTTATCGGAAAAATCCATGTCGTTTCACGGACAAAGCTCAGGGAGCAGCAGCACGCCCTCGGAGCAATTGCGAAGGCCGAGGACAGTGCCGGACTTGCGCGCCGGTGTTAGAACTTCCACCGGTGAATCGGCGGCGGTGAACTTCCGGCCGATGAAGTTGACGAAGATGCTGGTGAACGTGACGATTCAAAGGAGTGTTGGACCTGTACAGGTACTGATATCGTTGGAATCGACTGTAGACGATCTCATCGCCGCCGCACTACGGCAGTACTCGAAGGAAGGAAGGCGGCCGGTGATTTCCTCCGTTGACGCCACCGATTACGATCTTCATTACTCGCAGTTCAGCTTAGAAA GTTTGGACAGGAAGGAGAAGCTCACTGCTTTGGGGTCAAGAAACTTTTTTATGTGTCCGAAAAACGTTGGCGCAACGACGTCGTCTTTAAGCTGTGGAAAACAAGCTGATACATCTAACAAGATTCCTTTGCCATGGCTCAAATTCATGGATTTTTTATTATAG